One genomic segment of Peribacillus sp. FSL H8-0477 includes these proteins:
- a CDS encoding FAD-dependent oxidoreductase — translation MYEVAIIGAGPAGGSAAIFTAKAGKKTIVLDSDQSITKKPWVENHYGAAEITGPDLIAKGIAQAKKFGAEVLQAKVVSLTKLDEGFSIETDTGTVEAKHIILATGMLSDLAEAAGLATKDGIEPRTKKIFDVDASGKTNIDGIWAAGTCAGVSIHTIITAGDGAKTAINLISELNGERYVDHDLLK, via the coding sequence ATGTATGAAGTAGCGATTATTGGAGCTGGTCCGGCTGGGGGAAGTGCAGCCATTTTCACAGCCAAAGCTGGTAAAAAAACGATTGTTCTAGATAGTGACCAGAGCATCACCAAAAAACCTTGGGTAGAAAATCATTACGGAGCTGCCGAAATTACAGGTCCTGATTTAATTGCAAAAGGGATTGCTCAAGCAAAAAAATTTGGTGCTGAAGTATTACAAGCAAAAGTTGTCTCCTTAACTAAACTAGATGAAGGTTTCTCCATTGAAACAGATACAGGAACAGTTGAAGCCAAACATATCATTCTGGCAACCGGTATGCTATCCGATTTAGCAGAAGCAGCTGGGCTTGCCACAAAAGACGGCATAGAACCTAGAACAAAAAAAATCTTTGACGTTGATGCTTCTGGTAAAACCAATATTGATGGAATTTGGGCAGCTGGAACATGCGCAGGAGTAAGTATTCATACGATCATAACTGCAGGTGATGGAGCAAAAACAGCTATCAACCTGATTAGTGAACTAAATGGGGAACGTTATGTAGATCATGATCTATTAAAATAG
- a CDS encoding alkaline phosphatase, translating to MKKVSKKIAVVAMASVVTLSSIGLAVDKSDALAKGNKTKKEPTNVIMMVMDGSSDDLVTLSRWYKGGNLAMDSVLTGGVRTYSAESAITDSAPAGTALATGNKSNDKLVGVLPSVVNSPGLKPIKKEDELKPVANVLEGAKQQGKATGIISTSEIQHATPAGFSAHATHRSKYGDIAEQQVYQNIDVVLGGGKEALTLGTAKNSRTDGEDLLQVLDQKNYDFVENRTDLLKSKSNKLWGSFAPNELAYDMDRTTTKPTQPTLAEMTTKAITTLNKDKDGFFLFVEGSKIDWAAHANDTIGMISDVLSFDDSVKAALDFAKKDGNTMVIAVTDHGNSGITMGNLNTNANYPSLPVSAYIDPLKKATMTIEGALSQLKSDRSNLKEVAKLYGLDDLTTDEYDRLMTTEKLSAEMVKLLANRANIGYTTGGHTGGDVSLYAYGPAQSKPTGLVENTDLAHSVAKFMNFDLKKLSNQLYIDAEKAFKKKGYTTKLDKTDPTNLVFVATKGKTTYKIPVNKNIVIEQKNKKETIKTVTTINVYNEKAFYVSEQVLKLVK from the coding sequence ATGAAGAAGGTAAGCAAAAAAATCGCGGTTGTTGCAATGGCTAGTGTCGTTACCCTGTCTTCTATTGGATTGGCAGTGGATAAAAGTGATGCCTTAGCTAAAGGAAACAAGACCAAAAAAGAGCCGACTAATGTCATCATGATGGTTATGGATGGAAGCAGTGATGACCTCGTTACCTTATCCAGATGGTATAAAGGCGGTAACTTGGCCATGGACAGTGTATTAACCGGTGGAGTACGAACCTATTCTGCCGAGTCTGCCATCACTGATTCAGCTCCCGCAGGTACCGCACTTGCCACCGGTAATAAATCAAATGATAAATTAGTAGGTGTCTTACCTTCTGTCGTTAATTCCCCGGGACTAAAGCCTATTAAAAAAGAGGATGAACTTAAACCAGTAGCCAATGTATTAGAGGGTGCTAAACAACAAGGGAAAGCAACCGGTATTATTTCCACATCTGAAATACAACATGCTACCCCAGCTGGTTTTTCTGCACATGCTACTCATCGCAGTAAATATGGAGATATTGCAGAGCAGCAGGTTTATCAAAATATCGATGTTGTTTTAGGTGGTGGAAAAGAAGCACTTACTCTTGGTACGGCTAAAAATTCGCGTACTGATGGCGAAGATCTTCTCCAAGTATTAGATCAGAAAAACTATGATTTCGTTGAAAATAGGACCGATTTACTTAAAAGCAAATCGAATAAGTTATGGGGCAGCTTTGCACCAAATGAGCTCGCTTATGATATGGATAGAACGACTACTAAACCCACTCAGCCGACACTTGCAGAAATGACAACAAAAGCGATTACTACCCTTAATAAGGATAAAGATGGATTTTTCTTATTTGTGGAAGGAAGTAAAATAGATTGGGCTGCTCATGCAAATGATACGATTGGTATGATTAGTGATGTCTTATCTTTTGATGATTCCGTGAAGGCTGCGCTTGATTTTGCTAAAAAAGATGGTAATACAATGGTGATCGCCGTAACGGATCACGGCAATAGCGGTATCACCATGGGGAATCTAAATACAAATGCAAATTATCCGAGCCTTCCTGTATCAGCCTATATAGACCCATTAAAAAAAGCAACAATGACCATTGAAGGAGCACTGAGTCAACTTAAATCAGATCGTTCCAATCTTAAAGAAGTGGCTAAATTATATGGGTTAGATGATCTTACAACAGATGAATATGATCGATTAATGACCACTGAAAAATTATCAGCTGAAATGGTCAAACTGCTTGCTAATCGAGCTAACATTGGGTATACAACGGGCGGACATACCGGTGGAGACGTCTCCCTATACGCATACGGTCCTGCACAATCTAAACCAACTGGACTCGTGGAAAATACAGACCTTGCACATTCCGTGGCAAAATTTATGAATTTTGATCTTAAAAAATTAAGCAATCAACTCTATATTGATGCCGAAAAAGCATTTAAGAAAAAAGGATATACGACTAAGCTTGATAAGACTGACCCAACCAACCTTGTTTTCGTTGCTACGAAAGGAAAAACAACGTACAAAATCCCAGTCAACAAAAATATTGTTATTGAACAAAAAAATAAAAAGGAAACGATTAAAACTGTCACCACAATCAACGTATATAATGAAAAAGCATTTTATGTATCAGAACAAGTGTTGAAGTTAGTAAAATAA
- a CDS encoding translation factor GTPase family protein translates to MNKTIGILAHVDAGKTTFAEQLLYYTNTIKQRGRVDHQDAFLDSHHIERERGITVFADQAKFSYRDSNYYLIDTPGHIDFSPEMERSIQAMDYAIIVISAVEGMEGHTETVWELLRKHQVPVFFFINKIDRVGADVNKVIKDIQSNITKDVCTITDSFTNGEMNEELVEFVAERSDVLFEHYMEHGYNQELWLSAFQEMIHKQNITPLAYGSALQGVGIEEFLEQLDLLTVTDYRSQDPFAGRVYKIRHDENGTRFTFIKALSGTVKVRDEIQYGERNITEKVTQIRVYNGSHVQQVKQAEAGELFAVAGLSETSVGDGVGALTEKTGYEMVPTLKSKVSFEQTVNIKEALRCFKLLDVEDPSLAVTWEESLQEIHLHVMGTIQLEVLVIVVKERFNLTVSFEKPEILYKESILTTVFGYGHFEPLGHYAEVHLHLQPGERNKGITFENRCHDDDLTVGHQNVIGQHLLERDHHGLLTGSPLTDLKVTLINGRAHNKHTSGGDFREASLRALRQGLEKAENILLEPYYSYKIKVDLHHIGRVLSDIQQAHGNSNPPETEGDRTILTGTVPVAAFMDYSGQLAAFTKGKGTISLTFAGYDLCHNPREVIDRIGYNKNADPDYTSSSIFCSKGQGYSVSWEEAEGNMHGL, encoded by the coding sequence ATGAATAAAACAATTGGAATTTTAGCCCATGTAGACGCTGGTAAAACAACGTTTGCTGAACAGCTTTTATATTATACAAACACTATTAAACAACGAGGGCGCGTAGATCATCAAGATGCTTTCCTTGATAGCCATCATATAGAAAGAGAGCGTGGAATCACTGTATTTGCGGATCAAGCCAAGTTTTCTTATCGTGATTCGAACTATTATTTAATTGATACACCTGGTCATATAGATTTTTCTCCGGAGATGGAGCGAAGCATTCAGGCCATGGATTATGCAATTATCGTTATTAGTGCCGTGGAAGGAATGGAAGGACATACAGAAACGGTATGGGAGCTTCTTCGTAAACATCAAGTCCCTGTTTTTTTCTTTATTAATAAAATTGATCGGGTCGGTGCAGATGTTAACAAAGTCATCAAAGACATTCAATCGAATATTACAAAAGATGTCTGTACAATCACCGATTCATTTACGAATGGCGAGATGAATGAGGAGCTCGTTGAATTTGTGGCTGAACGAAGTGACGTCCTATTCGAACATTATATGGAACACGGCTATAACCAAGAGTTATGGCTTTCCGCTTTTCAAGAAATGATTCATAAACAAAACATTACCCCTCTTGCATATGGTTCGGCCCTTCAAGGTGTCGGGATCGAAGAATTTTTAGAACAATTAGATCTGTTAACGGTGACCGATTATCGAAGTCAGGATCCATTTGCTGGGCGTGTTTATAAAATTCGTCATGATGAAAATGGGACAAGGTTTACGTTTATCAAAGCGTTAAGTGGAACGGTAAAAGTACGTGATGAAATCCAGTATGGTGAAAGGAATATAACGGAAAAAGTCACTCAAATACGTGTGTATAACGGGAGTCATGTTCAACAGGTCAAGCAGGCCGAAGCCGGAGAACTTTTTGCAGTGGCTGGTTTATCGGAGACATCAGTGGGAGACGGGGTCGGTGCATTAACTGAAAAAACTGGATACGAAATGGTGCCTACCTTGAAGTCGAAAGTTTCCTTCGAACAAACTGTTAATATCAAAGAAGCGTTGCGTTGTTTCAAACTGTTAGATGTTGAAGATCCGTCTTTGGCTGTAACTTGGGAAGAAAGCTTGCAGGAAATTCATCTGCATGTCATGGGAACTATTCAGTTAGAGGTATTGGTTATAGTGGTAAAAGAGCGGTTTAATCTCACTGTTTCTTTTGAGAAGCCAGAGATACTGTATAAAGAAAGTATCCTTACAACAGTCTTTGGATATGGCCATTTTGAGCCATTAGGTCATTATGCAGAAGTTCACCTTCACCTCCAACCGGGAGAACGAAACAAGGGGATTACGTTTGAGAACAGATGTCATGATGATGATTTGACGGTTGGTCATCAGAATGTCATTGGACAACATCTTTTAGAACGGGATCATCACGGTCTCTTAACGGGTTCCCCACTGACAGATTTAAAAGTAACACTAATAAATGGACGTGCTCACAATAAGCATACGTCAGGCGGAGATTTTAGAGAAGCTTCTTTAAGGGCATTAAGACAAGGCTTGGAAAAAGCAGAAAACATTCTACTGGAACCCTATTATTCCTATAAAATCAAGGTGGATCTACATCATATAGGTCGGGTACTTTCTGACATTCAACAGGCACATGGAAACTCTAATCCGCCGGAAACAGAAGGGGACAGAACTATTTTGACTGGAACGGTACCTGTCGCTGCATTTATGGATTACAGCGGTCAGTTAGCTGCTTTTACAAAGGGAAAGGGGACGATAAGCTTGACCTTTGCCGGCTATGATCTATGTCATAATCCAAGAGAGGTGATTGACCGAATCGGATACAACAAAAATGCTGATCCCGACTATACCTCATCATCCATCTTTTGTTCGAAAGGACAAGGCTATAGCGTATCTTGGGAAGAGGCTGAAGGGAACATGCATGGGTTATAA
- a CDS encoding SDR family NAD(P)-dependent oxidoreductase: MRLEAKIAIITGGGSGIGRAAAFRFSQEGAKVMIGDLDEQSSLETVQLIKENGGIAEYLYTDVSNPEDVENLVKTTVDTYGKLDILVNNAGISHTQNKLPDIPVEDWKKVIDVCLNGVYFGMKYGIPELLKTGGGSIINTASVAGIKGQKLLAAYTAAKSGVIAVTKSTALEYGKHNIRVNAIAPGVIDTAITTEWKNSSKWEVLSKANALRRVGHAEEVANVLLFLASEEASFITGTTIVVDGGTLLGK, from the coding sequence ATGCGTCTAGAAGCTAAAATTGCAATCATCACGGGAGGAGGAAGTGGGATCGGACGAGCCGCGGCTTTCCGTTTTTCACAAGAAGGGGCCAAGGTAATGATTGGTGATTTGGATGAACAATCGAGTTTAGAAACGGTCCAACTAATTAAAGAAAACGGGGGAATTGCTGAATACCTCTATACTGATGTTAGTAATCCTGAAGATGTGGAGAATCTTGTAAAGACAACAGTGGATACGTATGGAAAATTAGATATATTGGTCAATAACGCTGGGATTTCACATACTCAAAATAAGCTTCCTGATATACCAGTGGAGGATTGGAAGAAAGTCATAGATGTGTGTCTAAATGGAGTTTATTTTGGGATGAAATATGGTATTCCTGAACTGCTGAAAACCGGAGGAGGTTCTATAATTAATACAGCTAGTGTTGCAGGAATTAAAGGACAAAAGCTTCTAGCTGCCTATACTGCTGCAAAAAGCGGTGTAATAGCGGTCACAAAAAGTACAGCTCTCGAATACGGCAAGCACAATATCCGGGTGAATGCGATAGCACCGGGGGTTATTGATACAGCCATTACGACAGAATGGAAGAACTCATCAAAATGGGAAGTCTTATCGAAAGCGAATGCGCTGAGACGAGTAGGACATGCTGAAGAAGTTGCGAATGTCTTACTCTTTTTAGCTAGTGAGGAAGCTTCATTTATTACGGGAACAACAATTGTAGTGGATGGAGGAACATTATTAGGAAAATAA
- a CDS encoding lysozyme family protein yields the protein MKRKRKKLKPIFKLVILVCGFLLIKQFLQSPVTTEQVSTSVRSPDPYSDVKKYSSQINNELAKFGLEEHTVTLVALMQQESRGQGGDPMQSSESAGLAPNTINEPSESIEQGVKHFKRILEHGKKRDVDFPTILQSYNMGIGYINFIAKSGGTHTEALAKQFSKLQVEKNPSLYNCGGNKDNFRYPYCYGDYTYSSKVASNMDALSDSVPALGDKEQTGEAF from the coding sequence ATGAAGCGAAAACGAAAGAAATTAAAGCCTATATTTAAATTGGTCATTTTGGTATGTGGATTTTTGCTTATTAAGCAGTTCTTACAGTCTCCAGTCACTACTGAACAAGTCTCTACTTCTGTGCGGTCGCCGGATCCCTATTCAGACGTGAAAAAGTATAGTTCACAAATTAATAATGAATTAGCTAAATTTGGTTTGGAAGAACACACGGTTACCTTGGTTGCCTTAATGCAGCAAGAAAGCCGCGGACAGGGAGGTGATCCCATGCAATCGTCTGAATCAGCAGGACTTGCTCCTAATACGATCAACGAACCTTCTGAAAGTATCGAACAAGGAGTTAAACATTTTAAACGAATATTGGAACATGGGAAGAAAAGGGACGTAGATTTCCCAACAATCCTTCAGTCTTATAATATGGGAATCGGTTATATTAATTTTATAGCCAAGTCAGGCGGTACCCATACGGAAGCTTTAGCGAAGCAGTTTTCTAAGCTACAAGTTGAAAAAAATCCATCTCTCTATAATTGTGGAGGCAACAAAGATAACTTTCGCTATCCCTATTGCTACGGTGATTATACTTACAGTTCCAAGGTAGCAAGTAATATGGATGCCCTTTCGGATAGTGTTCCTGCGCTTGGCGATAAAGAGCAAACAGGTGAGGCGTTTTAA
- a CDS encoding Nif3-like dinuclear metal center hexameric protein yields the protein MDVSHIVERINDFFNVTNKDIYSRESGVTYHADKKVKKLGYCINLTLETIEEARIQGVDMMVTHHKAWDELYGLKEACIEKLAEYEMSHYFNHLPLDDCDFGTNDSLLSRLNIGNVKRTHEWEGFFFGRLAEYDEEIEFNVLVKNIENLLEAPVKFWRFNDKKVKRVGLVCGSGGSTTYLKEAVENKCDVYITGECDLSTIQYAQFKGINLIVGSHTLIEFFGIQSLALKLNENIKELEVVRINEDHYEANIK from the coding sequence ATGGATGTTTCACATATTGTTGAAAGAATTAATGACTTTTTTAATGTAACAAATAAGGATATCTATTCACGTGAATCTGGGGTTACATACCATGCTGATAAAAAAGTTAAAAAATTAGGGTACTGTATTAATCTAACGCTTGAAACGATAGAGGAAGCAAGAATTCAAGGTGTTGATATGATGGTAACACACCATAAAGCATGGGATGAATTATATGGATTAAAAGAGGCATGCATAGAAAAACTAGCAGAGTATGAGATGAGTCACTACTTTAATCACTTGCCACTTGATGACTGTGATTTTGGAACAAATGATAGTTTATTAAGTAGATTGAATATAGGAAATGTTAAAAGAACACACGAATGGGAAGGATTCTTTTTTGGTAGGCTTGCAGAATATGATGAAGAAATTGAATTTAATGTATTAGTAAAAAATATTGAAAATCTTCTTGAAGCACCCGTTAAATTTTGGAGGTTTAATGACAAAAAGGTGAAGCGAGTGGGCTTAGTCTGTGGTAGTGGAGGGTCAACAACTTACCTCAAGGAAGCCGTTGAAAATAAGTGTGATGTATACATTACAGGTGAATGTGATTTATCTACGATTCAATATGCTCAGTTTAAAGGCATAAATCTTATTGTGGGCAGTCATACGTTAATTGAATTCTTTGGAATTCAAAGTTTAGCATTGAAATTGAATGAGAATATAAAGGAACTTGAAGTAGTGAGAATTAATGAAGATCATTACGAAGCGAATATAAAATAA
- a CDS encoding M50 family metallopeptidase encodes MTTSKSKLLLFLLLALILIELPIAGKYFAVANTLIHEVGHQISSIVTFGKAHNIQLFANTEGVAYSSHRFWIGQFITSLAGYVFASFMACTFMVLVYKRKYNMISIVLLVILGLSLIFWVRNLYGFFWITTFSIGFVWLLRKANGPVKENVILFLVSIIFIESITSAFEIMYMSFQTPLQAGDAANLGEITYFIPTQFWGLVFFAQSLLFGWIAMRRFFPFLKLR; translated from the coding sequence TTGACTACTTCTAAATCAAAATTATTATTATTCTTACTTCTAGCCTTGATACTAATAGAACTGCCGATAGCGGGTAAATATTTTGCTGTAGCGAATACACTTATACATGAAGTAGGACATCAAATAAGTAGTATAGTAACGTTCGGTAAAGCCCATAACATTCAATTGTTTGCAAACACAGAAGGGGTGGCCTATTCTAGTCACCGTTTTTGGATAGGACAATTCATTACATCGCTAGCCGGATATGTTTTTGCATCGTTTATGGCATGTACCTTTATGGTTTTAGTCTATAAAAGAAAATACAATATGATTAGTATAGTATTGTTGGTGATCTTAGGACTCAGCCTGATATTCTGGGTGCGAAACTTATATGGATTCTTTTGGATTACCACATTTAGTATTGGTTTTGTATGGTTACTGAGGAAAGCCAATGGACCAGTTAAAGAAAATGTGATCCTTTTTCTTGTGTCTATTATATTTATCGAATCGATTACATCAGCCTTTGAAATTATGTACATGAGTTTTCAAACACCCTTGCAAGCCGGAGATGCTGCTAATCTTGGGGAAATCACCTATTTCATCCCAACCCAATTTTGGGGACTGGTATTTTTTGCTCAATCCTTATTATTTGGCTGGATAGCCATGAGAAGATTTTTTCCCTTCTTAAAATTAAGGTGA
- a CDS encoding PhzF family phenazine biosynthesis protein, producing the protein MSYQGFSQKAGVYEDLVTGSAHCTVVPYWKNKLNKTEFIALQLSERGGKIYCTI; encoded by the coding sequence ATTTCGTATCAAGGTTTTTCCCAAAAGGCAGGGGTATATGAAGACCTAGTTACTGGTTCTGCTCATTGTACGGTAGTTCCATATTGGAAGAATAAATTGAATAAGACTGAATTTATTGCATTGCAATTATCAGAAAGAGGAGGAAAGATTTATTGTACGATTTAG
- a CDS encoding phosphotransferase family protein, whose amino-acid sequence MKLGNPIAIGNTAKIFLYKNKIIKLFNDYLPDTESVYEANKQTYAYSCGLSVPNVLDVTKINGKQAIIMEYVEGKTLGDLLSENKEKLDYYMDLFVESQRKIHLVKVDSLEPMSEKLHRQIQSAHILDQRNKTHLLKKLDTMTFENRLCHGDFHPFNLIVSDNHITIIDWVDSSGGDVRADVYRTYLLYSQFSVDLADMYLQLYCKKSGLLKDEIFQWAPIIAGARLSEGGTSEQAEQLLKIITRDSTF is encoded by the coding sequence ATGAAGCTAGGAAACCCAATAGCAATAGGAAATACAGCAAAAATCTTTCTATATAAAAACAAGATTATCAAACTATTTAATGACTATTTACCTGACACTGAATCGGTTTATGAAGCGAACAAGCAAACCTACGCTTATTCATGTGGACTTTCCGTTCCAAACGTATTAGATGTAACGAAGATTAATGGGAAACAAGCTATCATTATGGAATATGTCGAGGGAAAAACATTAGGAGATTTATTATCTGAAAATAAAGAAAAATTAGATTACTACATGGATCTTTTTGTTGAAAGTCAACGAAAAATTCATCTGGTGAAGGTGGATTCACTTGAGCCAATGTCTGAGAAACTACATCGTCAGATTCAATCTGCCCATATTCTAGATCAACGAAATAAGACACACTTACTTAAGAAGCTGGATACGATGACTTTTGAAAATAGACTCTGTCACGGTGACTTTCACCCGTTTAATCTAATTGTGTCAGATAATCATATAACGATTATTGATTGGGTGGATTCAAGTGGGGGTGATGTGCGCGCCGATGTTTATCGGACATACCTTCTATATTCACAGTTTTCAGTCGATTTAGCGGATATGTATTTGCAGCTATATTGTAAAAAAAGTGGATTGTTAAAGGACGAAATTTTTCAATGGGCCCCAATTATTGCCGGAGCAAGATTATCCGAAGGTGGAACCTCCGAACAAGCAGAACAACTCCTGAAGATAATAACTCGTGACTCTACTTTTTAA
- the trpB gene encoding tryptophan synthase subunit beta, which yields MTSKSREENGYFGEFGGSYVPEALQQVMDVLEEQFYKIKDDRAFNEELQFYLKEYVGRENPLTFAENLTKQIGGAKIYLKREDLNHTGAHKINNAIGQILLAKRLGAKRIIAETGAGQHGVATATAGAMFGLPVTIYMGSVDCERQALNVFRMELLGAKVVPVTKGQGRLKDAVEEALGDLIQNHEDTFYLLGSAVGPHPYPTMVKHFQSIISEESKRQILEKEGKLPTAVVACTGGGSNAIGAFAHYLDEDVRLIGVEPVEAATMSEGVPAVLHGFKCLTLLDEKGEPRPTYSIAAGLDYPGVGPEHSQLKVSGRAEYVTASGQEALDAFQLLSKIEGIIPALESSHAVAHAIKLAKELSKEDIIIVNLSGRGDKDVEQVFKMLSSK from the coding sequence ATGACGAGTAAGAGCAGAGAAGAGAATGGGTATTTTGGTGAATTCGGAGGCAGCTATGTTCCGGAAGCACTTCAACAAGTAATGGACGTTCTTGAGGAACAATTTTATAAAATTAAAGATGATCGTGCCTTCAATGAAGAGTTACAATTCTATTTAAAAGAGTATGTTGGCCGGGAAAATCCGTTAACATTTGCAGAAAATCTAACTAAACAAATTGGCGGAGCAAAAATCTATTTAAAACGCGAAGATTTAAATCATACAGGGGCACATAAGATTAACAACGCTATTGGACAAATTTTATTAGCAAAACGCCTCGGAGCAAAACGAATTATTGCTGAAACAGGAGCAGGACAGCATGGGGTAGCGACAGCAACAGCAGGAGCCATGTTTGGACTGCCAGTGACCATTTATATGGGATCAGTAGATTGTGAGAGACAAGCATTAAACGTGTTTAGAATGGAGCTCCTTGGTGCGAAAGTGGTTCCGGTTACGAAAGGTCAGGGAAGACTGAAAGATGCAGTGGAAGAAGCTTTAGGCGACTTAATCCAGAACCATGAGGACACTTTTTATCTTTTAGGTTCAGCAGTTGGACCGCATCCATACCCGACAATGGTTAAACACTTCCAGTCTATTATAAGTGAAGAATCTAAACGGCAGATTCTCGAAAAAGAAGGCAAACTGCCAACTGCTGTCGTCGCTTGTACAGGTGGAGGAAGCAACGCTATTGGAGCATTCGCTCATTACCTAGATGAAGATGTCCGCCTCATTGGTGTGGAACCCGTTGAAGCAGCTACTATGTCGGAGGGAGTACCTGCCGTTTTACATGGGTTTAAATGTTTGACGCTGCTCGATGAAAAAGGAGAGCCTAGACCTACGTATTCCATAGCAGCTGGTTTAGACTACCCAGGGGTAGGGCCTGAACACAGCCAATTAAAGGTCAGCGGCCGAGCAGAATATGTAACGGCAAGCGGCCAGGAAGCACTTGATGCCTTCCAATTACTTTCAAAGATTGAAGGGATCATCCCGGCTTTAGAAAGTTCACATGCAGTAGCTCACGCTATCAAATTAGCAAAGGAACTATCAAAAGAAGACATTATCATTGTTAATCTATCAGGACGCGGTGACAAAGATGTTGAACAAGTCTTTAAGATGTTATCTAGTAAGTAA
- a CDS encoding acyl-CoA thioesterase yields the protein MNTSLDIKVQETDIDEIGHVNYMNYISFSEKGIGDWYKKAGVPLTDLLEKNIGTVLLKFDILYLAEARAGDTLTIHTIPVRLGTKSFEFKQELYNQAGILTTECNKTFVMFDLITRKSIPVESNIVAHFD from the coding sequence ATGAACACTTCGTTAGATATAAAAGTTCAAGAAACTGACATCGATGAAATCGGTCATGTTAATTATATGAACTATATTTCTTTTTCAGAAAAGGGAATAGGAGATTGGTACAAGAAAGCAGGGGTGCCTCTAACAGATTTACTAGAAAAAAATATAGGTACGGTTCTTCTTAAATTTGATATTCTTTACTTAGCAGAAGCTAGAGCAGGAGATACCTTAACCATTCATACCATTCCAGTACGCTTAGGTACGAAAAGTTTCGAATTCAAACAAGAACTTTATAATCAAGCTGGCATACTAACTACGGAATGTAATAAAACTTTCGTAATGTTTGATCTCATCACTAGAAAAAGTATTCCGGTCGAATCTAACATAGTGGCTCATTTCGATTAG
- a CDS encoding SRPBCC family protein has protein sequence MPVIHNEIHINAPVNQCFDLARDVMIHTETTSKTKEKIVAGIQKGLMEQGDTVTWEAIHFGVKQQLTAQIVELDKPHKFVDVMVKGAFHSFTHTHEFRESEKGTVMKDTFSYQSPFGILGKLADQLFLERYMTQFIAARANELKRIAEKNK, from the coding sequence ATGCCTGTTATACATAATGAAATTCACATAAATGCACCTGTAAATCAATGCTTTGATCTTGCTAGGGATGTCATGATTCATACAGAAACCACTTCTAAAACAAAAGAAAAAATTGTAGCTGGTATACAGAAGGGGTTAATGGAACAAGGTGATACGGTTACATGGGAAGCTATTCATTTTGGCGTAAAACAACAATTAACAGCACAGATTGTCGAGCTGGATAAACCTCATAAATTCGTGGATGTAATGGTGAAAGGAGCTTTCCATTCCTTTACACATACACATGAGTTTAGAGAAAGTGAGAAAGGGACTGTAATGAAAGATACCTTCTCTTATCAATCTCCATTTGGCATACTTGGGAAATTAGCTGATCAGTTATTTTTAGAACGATATATGACACAGTTTATTGCTGCCAGGGCAAATGAATTAAAAAGAATTGCAGAGAAGAATAAGTAG
- a CDS encoding DUF2691 family protein, with protein MKRGISFEIPNEYGTILREVLKPIDTTVFSWRIGNGESYIVVDDELDEALFSEDKKAIEGTELKKLLDNNKFYIVSADLQAYPKGGFTEIETYEDFIESHCELVLLVVDSCYFTIYCRNKETIELLYKNAADCGFEDIEYITEENDTRTRLSVW; from the coding sequence TTGAAGCGTGGAATTAGCTTTGAAATTCCAAATGAATATGGAACCATACTTAGAGAAGTACTAAAGCCAATTGATACAACTGTTTTTAGTTGGCGAATTGGTAACGGTGAGTCATATATAGTAGTTGATGATGAATTAGATGAAGCGCTATTCTCAGAAGATAAAAAAGCAATTGAAGGAACAGAACTCAAAAAACTATTAGACAACAATAAGTTTTATATTGTTTCCGCTGACTTACAAGCATATCCAAAAGGTGGATTTACTGAGATTGAGACCTATGAAGATTTTATTGAAAGCCATTGTGAGCTTGTTCTATTAGTGGTCGATAGCTGTTATTTCACCATTTATTGCAGAAATAAGGAAACAATCGAATTACTATACAAGAATGCTGCAGACTGTGGATTTGAAGATATTGAATATATTACTGAAGAAAACGATACAAGAACAAGGCTATCAGTGTGGTAA